The Sardina pilchardus chromosome 5, fSarPil1.1, whole genome shotgun sequence DNA window TGTTCTCTAATCTCACAGATTACTCAAGAGGTGGGTTCCGGAGTGTTCTCAGATTACTCCAACATTCAGTTCGTCAACATCTCAGGGATTATCAACTCTCTGGACCCCAGCGCCGGCACCATTACCTACCGCAAAGAGATGATGTATCTTTTCTCCTGCCGCTACCCCCTGCAGTACCTGGTGAACAACAcagaaatgagtgtgtgagtttgtcggTTTTTATTTTCTGTCACTTATGGGAACTAATAAAGAAAAATAAGCAATATTTGTAACTCTATGGGATTTATTGATAATGAAAatggctttttttgttgttgttgctctgtTCGCATAAGCGGAACCATGACAAATGTCAGTCGTTATCCCAGCAGATATCAGTTCTGCTCAAGGTTCAGAAAATGGAGGAAAAACTGATGCAactcttgcacttgcactgcagAGATGCaggttctctctttttccccagaACTTTTCAGCTCATGTATATCCGGGGGGCTAACAACCGATAAACTTTAAAACCATTCTCCATCACAGTAAATGAACACGAGTCCTCAGGACTTAATGAATAAACTTGTCAGGATACAATGCCCAATCAAAAGTCCTAGCTTATTTTTTGCCACAGATCGGGTGTGAGCCTGGCAATCAAGGACAACAATGGGAGTTTCATCAGTACTCTAAGCATGCACCTGTTCCAGGTAGGACCACAGATCACATGCATATACAACACTTCTATTCATACTGCATATAAAGGCctactgtgtgtactgtagtgtacttATGAGTAACTCACACATGAACTATTTATGATTCAAAGGATGCCGCATACTCAGCCCAGCTCCAGGTCCCAGACGGAGGCCTGACACTGAAAACACGAATCTTTGTGGAAGTCAAGGCTACAAATCTCACTGAAAGGTACTAGATATGACACCTTTGTCACGTTAAGGATATATCTTACAGATAGGTAGATATGACACCTCTGTCCAAGTTAAGgatacatacagtggggagaataagtatttgaacccattctaaagttgacttaaaagaggaatctaaaatcatcttttggcaattgatcttaatgccttaattaaaaaagatGAGTATTTTTGCCAGTTTTGATCTTGTGATTTAGTTGCCTCATTAAGATGATGGCGGGCGTGAACACAATACTGCTTGGATCATAGGACCATAATTGAGGACATGATGATTGAGGACACTGGATCAACTGCAATCTTTTCCTAGGTTTAACGTGCTGCTGGATCGATGCTATGCCACAACTAGCCCTTATCCAGTCAACAGCACTTACTATGACCTCTTTGTTGGGTGAGTTGTTGGGTGAAATCCTAACTCCTGATCCTAAATCCTACTTTAATTGTAGAATAATCAGAGAGACGTAAGATGTGACTAGAGCCAATTCCATATTTTACAGTCTCTAAGTCTCTGCTTGTAGGTGTACTCGCGATGGACAGACAGTGATAGGACAGAACGGTGACACGCAGGAAGCACAGTTCTCCTTCGAGGCCTTCCGTTTTGTGGAGCATAAGAACAAGACGGTCTCGACCTTCTACTTGCACTGTGAGACTAGACTCTGTGAGAAGACCTACTGCAGCTCTTTGCAGCAGGTATGGTAACTCCTGAATGGTGACTGCAACACCTAACCTGATTTAGAATATGGTGGCTCTACTGCTATGAATGAGATCCCATTTTTCCCAACGTGTGGCCGCAGCATTAGAATTGGTTCAGTTTTGTGAATTTTAATAGAATTGTTTATCATGAGTGGACATATGCTGTTATTTATTGTAATTCTATTTGATTATTGGGCTCTGGAGATATAGCACCTTGCTCTACTAGTTAAGATAAAAAGGAACACAGCAATGAGAAGCTGAGGTTTTGAATGAAGGCTTTAATGCCTACTGTATAGCCTCCCTGATATCCAGGCAGGGCCCCATgacctgtcctcctctctcgccTCTCAGAACTGTTCGAGCAActcgaggaggaagagggaggtcATGTCAGATCAGGGCACCTCAGTGAGCGACACAGCTACGGTGACCTCTGGCCCCATCGTCACTAAACTCAACACCGGTAAGACGGATAATTATTATTCGACTATGCAAGTATCAATTCTAATTTACTTTTATAGTATTTGCATGCACCAAACTGTCTCAACAGCCGATGAAGTTAAATAGTTAATCTATTTTTGCTTCAGCTAACAGTGAAAATGCATGCATCAAACCACTACATGGCGTTAAGTCCCAAGTGATGACAGGATTGACATCATAGTAGATGAGAAACAGCAGATTAATGACACCATTTTAAGCCTTGATGAGCATTTAGATAAACAAAAGATCTACATTAGTACACTAAACCCATGTTTACAAACAATAACGTTTGATTTTTCTCTTTCAGACGAAGTGGCTACAGGACACGTGTCTGAAGGTATTTATAATTTACATTCATGAAGTATTTAAGCAAAGATTGTATGATTGAGCCATTGAACAGTAAAGCTATATAGCCTCAAATGATGACTATTATGTTTGGGATTTTGGATCACTAAATATACCCATTTATGTTTTGGAGTGATGGGTGAAAAAGCCAGTGATATATTTTTGTGTCTATTATTCAGATTCTGATCCCGGCCATCAGGAGAGCCCAGTGCTGGGAATTGCCGTAGCAGCAGCGGTGATTGCGATCATGTGTATGGCCACGTTGGGAGCTGTTTTCTACTGGGTCCGTCTCGCTAAGAGGAGCAAGGACAACCTGCTGCCTCTGAGGGCCAACAAAGGGGGCTGAAGAGACCATCTACAGAAACAACAGGACTCTGACTGGACATCCAACAACATTCATCCAGCTCGCTGCCAAAGACTCAGCTCTGCATGGGGTTAAAACACTGATAAAGGTCAAGGAACAACGCCACGTATATATGGCGATCATATATAATAAACATATACAAGCATTTTTCTGTGCTGAATCAAATACAATGCATGCCATTCTCCTGCATGGACACTTTCTCTTCTGCTCTTGAGGTTTATTGGGACGATACACTGGTTGTATTTATGAAATGCATGTCTTATTTTTCTACGATCACACTTTAAGGAAAGAAATCATCTTCAAATTGTATTTTTAAAAGTTCATATATCACAGTAATTCATTATTTTGCTCAGgtggcattggaaaaacatcAAAAGCTTGAGGGTAGGGGTATACAGTACTTAATTTTCTACATATTGCTCTATTTTCTACATTATAgtaaaaatattgtttttattaaaatATAAGGGAATCATTATGTTGTCTAGAATTTCTTTGTTTTCTGAATTGATG harbors:
- the si:ch73-261i21.5 gene encoding zona pellucida-like domain-containing protein 1, with the protein product MELQILLCPVYYGGYNESLMVLNAQYSNPLCHGTPDLNADPPVLKFNFSITNQAVSQCSNTLTITQEVGSGVFSDYSNIQFVNISGIINSLDPSAGTITYRKEMMYLFSCRYPLQYLVNNTEMSVFNVLLDRCYATTSPYPVNSTYYDLFVGCTRDGQTVIGQNGDTQEAQFSFEAFRFVEHKNKTVSTFYLHCETRLCEKTYCSSLQQNCSSNSRRKREVMSDQGTSVSDTATVTSGPIVTKLNTDEVATGHVSEDSDPGHQESPVLGIAVAAAVIAIMCMATLGAVFYWVRLAKRSKDNLLPLRANKGG